One Campylobacter concisus DNA window includes the following coding sequences:
- a CDS encoding ArsS family sensor histidine kinase, whose translation MKYSITTKITIIFAIAFSLMCLLFVTFANIQQESALEKLKDKQISAMNYLVALYERGNPPRDLEHYFKNFNLEYVGNKNLATSVTSSGNAIFTQHTPLGMMQSVNYKGDLYLLIKNPSFQLLLESNDARHVNDPLWVAFLIISALLISLYVSVLRSLLPLRRLSKDIRKFASGNMEMAMTARLNENEQDEIGQVAVEFDNAVCKIRELIRSRQLFLRAIMHELKTPIGKGRIVSEMVANDTQKMRLINVFERLEMLINEFSKVEQLLSKSYALNYQECHFSLILEQVQDMLMLDKFEERVSCDIRDDVILRVDFQLFSLAIKNLIDNALKYAEDKKAILICDSEFIAVKNLGKKLNHPIDYYKQAFVRGDKVSAGSGMGLGLYIIEQICQMQKFELAYDYEDGYHVFKILLRAKAKRA comes from the coding sequence ATGAAATACTCCATAACCACCAAGATAACTATAATCTTTGCCATCGCTTTCTCGCTGATGTGCTTGCTTTTTGTGACATTTGCAAACATTCAGCAAGAAAGTGCGCTTGAGAAGCTAAAAGATAAGCAAATAAGCGCCATGAACTATCTTGTGGCGCTTTACGAGCGTGGCAATCCTCCAAGAGATTTGGAGCACTACTTTAAAAATTTCAACTTAGAATACGTCGGCAACAAAAATTTAGCCACCTCAGTTACCTCAAGCGGAAACGCCATTTTTACGCAGCACACACCTCTTGGCATGATGCAGTCTGTTAATTACAAAGGTGATTTGTATCTACTTATCAAAAATCCATCTTTTCAGCTGCTACTTGAGAGCAACGACGCAAGACACGTAAATGACCCACTTTGGGTGGCATTTTTGATCATCTCGGCTCTACTTATCTCGCTTTATGTCTCGGTGCTTAGAAGCCTTTTGCCGCTTAGAAGACTGAGCAAAGATATCAGGAAATTTGCCAGCGGAAATATGGAGATGGCGATGACTGCTAGGCTAAATGAAAACGAGCAAGATGAGATCGGGCAGGTCGCAGTTGAGTTTGACAACGCCGTTTGCAAGATCAGAGAGTTAATTCGCTCAAGGCAGCTATTTTTACGTGCGATCATGCATGAGCTAAAGACGCCTATTGGCAAGGGCAGGATCGTCTCTGAAATGGTCGCAAACGACACTCAAAAGATGAGACTCATAAACGTTTTTGAGCGCCTCGAGATGCTTATAAATGAATTTAGCAAGGTCGAGCAGCTCCTTTCAAAAAGCTACGCGCTAAACTATCAAGAGTGCCATTTTTCGCTCATTTTAGAGCAGGTGCAAGATATGCTCATGCTTGATAAATTTGAGGAGCGTGTGAGCTGTGATATTAGAGATGACGTCATATTAAGAGTTGATTTTCAGCTTTTTAGTTTGGCGATTAAAAATTTGATAGACAATGCCCTAAAATACGCAGAGGATAAGAAAGCCATCTTGATCTGCGATAGTGAATTTATAGCGGTTAAAAATTTAGGCAAAAAGCTAAATCACCCGATTGATTACTATAAACAAGCCTTTGTTAGAGGCGATAAAGTGAGTGCTGGGAGCGGTATGGGGCTTGGACTTTACATCATCGAGCAAATTTGCCAGATGCAAAAATTTGAGCTTGCTTACGACTACGAAGACGGCTATCACGTCTTTAAAATTTTACTTCGTGCAAAGGCAAAACGCGCATGA
- a CDS encoding response regulator transcription factor: protein MINVLMIEDDPEFAQILSEYLDSFNIKVTNFEDPYLGLSAGIKNYDLLILDLTLPGIDGLEVCKEIRQKYDIPIIISSARSDISDKVVGLQLGADDYLPKPYDPKEMYARITSLIRRYKKTNEVQEEVVDSAFRIDDKRHEIYFNNEALALTPAEYEILTYLIKQHSFSVSREQLVYNCKSLKDKDSKSLDVIIGRLRTKIGDSSKAPKHIFSVRGIGYKLIG from the coding sequence ATGATTAACGTTTTAATGATAGAAGACGATCCAGAATTTGCACAAATTTTATCTGAATATCTTGACAGTTTTAATATAAAAGTGACTAACTTTGAAGACCCATATCTAGGGCTAAGTGCAGGGATAAAAAACTATGACCTGCTCATACTTGATCTTACATTACCTGGCATTGATGGTCTTGAAGTTTGCAAAGAAATTCGCCAAAAATATGACATCCCTATCATCATAAGCTCAGCTCGCAGTGACATCAGTGACAAGGTCGTTGGCCTTCAGCTTGGAGCGGATGATTATTTGCCAAAACCATACGATCCAAAAGAGATGTATGCTCGTATCACAAGTCTTATTAGAAGATATAAAAAGACAAACGAAGTTCAAGAAGAGGTCGTTGATAGCGCATTTAGGATAGACGACAAGCGCCATGAAATTTACTTTAATAACGAGGCTCTTGCTCTAACACCAGCTGAGTATGAAATTTTAACCTATCTCATCAAACAGCACAGCTTTTCAGTATCAAGAGAGCAGCTAGTTTATAACTGCAAGAGCCTAAAAGACAAGGACTCAAAGAGCCTAGATGTCATCATCGGACGCCTTAGAACAAAGATCGGCGACAGCTCAAAAGCGCCAAAACATATATTTTCAGTTAGAGGCATAGGATATAAGCTTATCGGATGA
- a CDS encoding TRAP transporter substrate-binding protein — translation MNKFLLASLGLAALACAAIGDDKVYKLKLATSWESTMPVLGDVPKELKEKVEKMSNGRIEIRIDYPSKHKSPFAMLDFAKSGQYDIGYTASYYYKGKDPKTMFFTATPFMMNTDEQTAWYEFGGGKELEAKVFDPYNIKIFRAGNTGMQMGGWFKKEIKSVDDIKGLKIRIPGFGGEIYAKLGANINTIPTGELYMALEMGTIDAVEWVSPAYDMALGFHKVAKYYYTGWQEPDGETQFFFNKNAYEKLPDDLKAIFEAAAAEVARDVNTKVFYANVEYWDKMKAEYPDIQVKSFPPEVIAALKKATNELLDEESAKDPLFKEIVESQRAFLKKAREWTKISDYAYIKTNEEK, via the coding sequence ATGAATAAATTTTTATTAGCATCTCTTGGCCTAGCAGCTCTTGCTTGCGCTGCTATAGGAGATGACAAGGTCTATAAGCTCAAGCTTGCAACCTCATGGGAGAGCACTATGCCAGTGCTTGGTGACGTGCCAAAAGAGCTAAAAGAGAAGGTCGAAAAGATGAGTAACGGCCGCATCGAGATCAGGATCGACTACCCGTCAAAACATAAGTCGCCTTTTGCGATGCTTGACTTTGCAAAGAGCGGTCAGTACGACATCGGCTACACAGCTAGCTACTACTACAAAGGCAAAGATCCTAAGACAATGTTTTTTACAGCAACGCCATTTATGATGAATACCGACGAGCAAACAGCTTGGTATGAATTTGGTGGCGGCAAAGAGCTAGAGGCGAAAGTTTTTGATCCATATAACATCAAAATTTTTAGAGCTGGTAACACTGGCATGCAAATGGGCGGCTGGTTTAAAAAAGAGATCAAGTCAGTTGATGATATCAAAGGCTTAAAGATCAGAATTCCAGGCTTTGGCGGTGAAATTTACGCTAAACTTGGCGCAAACATCAACACTATCCCAACAGGCGAGCTTTACATGGCGCTTGAGATGGGCACTATCGATGCAGTCGAGTGGGTTAGCCCAGCTTACGACATGGCGCTTGGCTTTCACAAAGTGGCAAAATACTACTACACAGGCTGGCAAGAGCCAGATGGCGAAACTCAGTTTTTCTTCAACAAAAATGCATATGAAAAACTTCCAGATGATCTAAAAGCCATCTTTGAAGCTGCTGCTGCTGAAGTAGCAAGAGATGTGAATACTAAGGTATTTTACGCAAACGTAGAGTACTGGGACAAGATGAAGGCTGAGTATCCAGACATCCAAGTAAAATCTTTCCCACCAGAGGTCATCGCAGCTCTTAAAAAGGCTACAAATGAGCTACTTGATGAAGAGAGCGCAAAAGATCCACTATTTAAAGAGATCGTCGAGTCTCAAAGAGCTTTCCTCAAAAAAGCAAGAGAATGGACTAAAATTTCTGACTACGCTTACATCAAAACAAACGAAGAGAAATAA
- the pyk gene encoding pyruvate kinase, which translates to MIKKTKIVATLGPASDNEETMEAMVKAGVNVFRLNFSHGTHEYHKSNIDKIRNIEKRLNKRIGILQDICGPKIRVGKLSEPFYLKAGDELSIYAEDIVGEKIEKGVYRVSLNQPQILPMLKAGEYVYLYDGSIRARVTGEGKDVVKTIIENDGILNSNKGVNFPNTALGIDIITPKDKEDMEFGAKQGVNFVAISFVQDANDVIKARNILKEFGSRAAILSKIEKFDAVENIDDIIAKSDGIMVARGDLGIEVPFYNVPTIQKLIIKKANAASKPVITATQMMLSMAEHETATRAEISDVANAVLDGTDAVMLSEESAIGKNPVAVVEAMSKTIIQTQSIYPYNKFDEFDFLDETDMVANSAASLAVRIKANAILSITGSGKSAIKLARNRTNIDIIAIAHDEQTAHMLTLAWGVTPALVLEKTKLNVLLANVIKKAYDAGYVEHDKTYLVTAGHPTGVEGSTNLIRIIRRDQLDYYLDLATE; encoded by the coding sequence ATGATAAAAAAGACGAAAATTGTAGCGACTTTAGGGCCAGCAAGTGACAACGAAGAGACGATGGAAGCGATGGTTAAAGCAGGGGTTAATGTTTTTCGTTTAAATTTTAGCCACGGAACACATGAATACCACAAATCAAACATCGACAAGATAAGAAACATCGAAAAAAGACTAAACAAACGCATAGGTATCTTGCAAGATATCTGCGGTCCAAAGATCAGAGTTGGCAAGCTTAGCGAGCCATTTTACTTAAAAGCTGGCGACGAGCTTAGCATTTATGCCGAGGATATCGTGGGCGAAAAGATCGAAAAGGGCGTTTATAGAGTGAGCCTAAATCAGCCTCAAATTTTACCTATGCTAAAGGCTGGCGAGTACGTCTATCTCTACGATGGCTCGATCAGAGCAAGAGTTACAGGCGAGGGCAAAGATGTGGTAAAAACGATCATCGAAAATGACGGGATTTTAAACTCAAACAAAGGTGTAAATTTCCCAAACACCGCCCTTGGCATTGACATTATCACGCCAAAAGATAAAGAAGATATGGAATTTGGCGCAAAGCAGGGCGTAAATTTCGTTGCCATTAGCTTCGTGCAAGACGCAAATGACGTGATAAAAGCAAGAAATATCTTAAAAGAATTTGGATCACGTGCGGCTATCTTATCTAAGATCGAGAAATTTGACGCAGTTGAAAACATAGACGACATCATCGCAAAGAGCGATGGTATCATGGTAGCTCGTGGCGATCTTGGCATAGAAGTGCCATTTTACAATGTGCCAACCATACAAAAGCTCATCATCAAAAAGGCAAATGCAGCCAGCAAGCCAGTCATCACAGCAACGCAGATGATGCTAAGCATGGCAGAGCATGAAACTGCTACAAGAGCGGAGATTAGTGACGTGGCAAACGCCGTGCTAGACGGCACTGACGCGGTTATGCTAAGCGAGGAGAGCGCGATCGGCAAAAACCCAGTCGCAGTCGTAGAGGCGATGAGCAAAACGATCATACAAACGCAAAGCATCTATCCATACAATAAATTTGACGAATTCGACTTTTTGGACGAGACTGACATGGTCGCAAATAGCGCAGCTTCGCTAGCCGTGCGTATCAAGGCAAATGCGATACTCTCTATCACAGGCTCTGGCAAATCAGCAATAAAGCTAGCTAGAAACCGCACAAACATCGACATCATCGCTATCGCACACGACGAGCAGACAGCTCATATGCTTACCCTCGCTTGGGGCGTGACGCCAGCGCTCGTGCTTGAAAAGACAAAGCTGAATGTCCTTCTCGCAAATGTCATCAAAAAGGCTTATGATGCTGGATACGTCGAGCATGACAAGACCTATCTCGTCACAGCTGGCCATCCAACAGGCGTAGAGGGCAGCACAAACCTCATACGTATAATTAGACGCGACCAGCTTGATTATTACCTAGATCTTGCAACCGAGTAA
- a CDS encoding molybdopterin molybdotransferase MoeA translates to MKDFMSYADSLKILKDTINAWEKVEKVAITDALDRNIAYDVKAAENYPAKPVSAMDGYAFAFKDGLNELELITDLPAGSDKGLHVEGSKCVKTFTGSLMSEGTDTLVPVENVEVSGSKIIIKKSVPKGFAVRAVGESYKKGEILIKKGTRLTYSEIALLAELGVFHVSVFIRPRVAILATGSEIKDLGEPLDSPAQIHSSNHVGIAMQIRKMGAEPILCEIVRDKAELVEKAIINALKSADILVTTGGISMGDYDFVKGALNENFKLIIEGAAIKPGRHIRVAKSGDKYIFALPGFPYSAMVMCVLYVRVLINTWFSQEEPKITAIMDEDYKKRSPFLEFTAVNLENRDGKIFVNLNGKKLGSSAIVNNLTNEAALLIIPKETEFIAKGEVVEVLKMPC, encoded by the coding sequence ATGAAAGATTTTATGAGCTATGCAGATAGCCTGAAAATTCTAAAAGATACGATAAATGCGTGGGAGAAGGTCGAAAAAGTGGCTATCACAGATGCACTTGATAGAAATATCGCCTATGATGTGAAAGCCGCTGAAAACTACCCAGCAAAGCCAGTTTCGGCGATGGACGGCTACGCTTTTGCCTTTAAAGATGGACTAAACGAGCTTGAGCTCATCACCGATCTGCCAGCAGGTAGTGACAAAGGGCTACATGTAGAGGGCAGCAAATGCGTCAAAACCTTCACCGGCTCGCTAATGAGCGAAGGTACCGACACTCTTGTGCCAGTTGAAAATGTCGAGGTAAGCGGCTCGAAAATAATCATCAAAAAGAGCGTGCCAAAGGGCTTTGCCGTGCGTGCAGTCGGCGAGAGCTACAAAAAAGGCGAAATTTTAATAAAAAAAGGCACACGTCTAACATACTCTGAGATCGCGCTTCTTGCGGAGCTTGGCGTCTTTCACGTAAGCGTCTTCATCCGCCCAAGAGTGGCGATACTAGCAACCGGTAGCGAGATAAAAGACCTTGGCGAACCTCTTGATAGTCCAGCACAAATTCACAGCTCAAATCACGTAGGCATCGCTATGCAGATACGCAAAATGGGCGCGGAGCCGATCCTTTGTGAGATCGTAAGAGATAAGGCCGAGCTTGTCGAAAAAGCGATCATAAATGCACTAAAATCAGCCGATATCTTGGTGACGACTGGCGGTATCAGCATGGGAGACTATGACTTTGTAAAGGGCGCTTTAAATGAAAACTTTAAGCTCATCATCGAAGGCGCTGCGATAAAACCAGGCCGCCACATCAGAGTGGCAAAATCAGGCGATAAATATATCTTTGCGCTGCCGGGATTTCCGTATTCAGCGATGGTTATGTGCGTGCTTTATGTAAGAGTGCTTATAAACACTTGGTTTAGCCAAGAAGAGCCAAAGATCACGGCGATAATGGACGAAGACTACAAAAAACGCTCGCCATTTTTGGAATTTACAGCGGTAAATTTAGAAAACAGAGATGGCAAGATCTTTGTAAATTTAAACGGTAAAAAGCTAGGTAGCTCAGCGATCGTAAATAACCTAACAAACGAAGCTGCACTGCTTATCATCCCTAAAGAGACAGAATTTATCGCAAAAGGTGAAGTGGTAGAAGTTTTAAAGATGCCTTGCTAA
- a CDS encoding Mbeg1-like protein: MNTIKNLSNKDMVNKIKDYADIADVAYAFFEYIDENEIWSFADKFHNERILKKPNPRWDYADHINLGYEKTINENGISKLAPTSYALCVEARFMQDLTIKKPKEDDELEEEKVEISNEIKNFIKVPRNKKQYLFYTIDNLSKRTKNFTSRFKLLKHQKNDILGFSTTLFEDTENSNKRILAFRGTEITPGDLYADVQLTTNEIPAQVNSLINFFLDSVIPILKEGEKINICGHSLGGYLTQICAFTFPEYIDEIYTFNSPGILTDYIQTRVGIPNIDLMPRFIRNEIIYFFNKRNVPYYEKLKENIFLSDKDHTYLPAPLNVNNIYHMKTDNDSLAFNNKLYENAIQDLGVDINGNEVLINIGNVDAILKTDISISSHFLTYTAATLYFFSYLLNEKDNDEKTNNVSLKGTFLYLNDFMEQNYKLIFDLDTNLLIEYKNKTSYIDNKATLPPLLYNKNKNWMLLILINNIKHDFKILNHNLEDEQEALIIEDIFKLSDKKRYTNIISKDEIEKFKENGCETIEDQRAMHKCRTYKVVDESSSDVTSTKADASKLYTYVSNFTRSLSSQDNKAYFMKKSEQTYSLLFDNSTGSGSINLYDVKDRGEIKFGFLSASSSVYVDKDKESLAIFTKDKDIVDIESVYGKIKDKFGVENPENYKVDLFLNATLLKGANEAKDYKFGFTNFKDEKEHDLFENKDEQKPFYYFSPRGDESSKGSLDITNKNTSIRVLGYDIDRDSLDVKLKRANNDEKKESQMQSKEALDHQSLPLGAVATNFTAHPVIEDDIITCPHGGQVVLKSKAGRSIKSQDIALILGRDFLGSPIVGCSANSPCTCVAHVPKSALSAKRVNEDYALMQDLVHHCLSDKGCTLSVVKKSNLLNFEGIKYVDSSGNEITPKDVQIMQNPRLRFFMKSAASQRDNMHVAIYSINGTEYKEPNGADEIVLKESDAKDVSDKALLKLFNENFKTTSQRKYEFKEYSLKYGADVFRLNFIKPEYKSKHGINGYYERLTEYENDVRNLIFLTPNQTKDITIKIAKGLDAKIEKDAEITDVVVLQGL; encoded by the coding sequence ATGAATACTATTAAAAATTTATCCAACAAAGATATGGTAAATAAAATAAAAGACTATGCTGATATAGCCGATGTTGCTTATGCTTTTTTTGAATACATAGATGAGAATGAAATTTGGAGTTTTGCGGATAAATTTCATAATGAGAGAATTTTAAAAAAGCCAAATCCTAGATGGGATTATGCTGATCATATAAATTTAGGCTATGAAAAAACTATAAATGAAAATGGTATTTCAAAATTAGCTCCAACATCCTATGCTCTTTGCGTAGAAGCTAGATTTATGCAAGACTTGACAATAAAAAAACCAAAAGAAGATGATGAATTAGAAGAAGAAAAAGTAGAAATTTCTAATGAAATAAAGAATTTTATAAAAGTCCCTCGAAATAAAAAGCAGTATTTATTTTACACAATAGACAATCTCTCCAAACGTACCAAAAATTTCACATCAAGATTTAAACTTCTAAAACATCAAAAAAATGACATACTAGGTTTTAGCACTACACTCTTTGAAGATACAGAAAATAGCAATAAAAGAATACTAGCCTTTAGAGGCACTGAGATCACTCCAGGAGACTTATATGCGGATGTTCAGCTGACAACGAATGAGATACCAGCACAAGTAAATTCTTTAATAAATTTCTTTTTAGATAGTGTTATACCTATCTTAAAAGAAGGTGAAAAGATAAATATTTGCGGTCACTCTCTTGGTGGATACTTAACTCAGATATGTGCTTTTACCTTTCCAGAGTATATAGATGAAATTTATACATTTAACTCACCTGGGATATTAACAGATTATATACAAACTAGAGTAGGCATCCCAAATATTGATCTCATGCCAAGGTTCATTAGAAATGAGATCATATATTTCTTTAATAAAAGAAATGTCCCATACTATGAAAAGCTTAAAGAAAATATATTTTTATCGGATAAAGACCACACCTACCTACCAGCACCTTTAAATGTTAATAACATATACCACATGAAAACAGACAATGATAGCCTAGCCTTTAACAATAAACTCTATGAAAACGCTATACAAGACCTTGGGGTTGATATAAATGGCAATGAAGTGCTTATAAATATAGGCAACGTAGATGCTATACTAAAAACAGATATAAGTATAAGCTCGCACTTTCTTACCTATACAGCCGCTACACTATACTTTTTCTCATATCTTTTAAATGAAAAAGATAATGACGAAAAGACAAACAATGTGAGCTTAAAAGGCACATTTTTATATCTAAATGACTTTATGGAGCAAAACTATAAGCTTATATTTGATCTTGATACAAATTTATTAATAGAATATAAAAACAAAACATCCTATATAGACAACAAAGCTACACTTCCACCTCTTTTATATAACAAAAACAAAAATTGGATGTTGCTTATACTAATAAATAACATAAAACACGACTTCAAGATATTAAATCACAATTTAGAAGACGAGCAAGAAGCTTTAATAATAGAAGATATATTTAAGCTTAGTGACAAGAAGCGATACACAAATATAATAAGCAAAGATGAGATAGAGAAATTTAAAGAAAACGGATGTGAAACTATAGAAGATCAAAGGGCTATGCATAAGTGTAGGACATACAAGGTGGTAGATGAGAGCTCTAGCGATGTCACTAGCACTAAGGCTGATGCTAGCAAGCTCTATACCTATGTGTCAAATTTCACAAGGTCGCTTTCATCACAAGATAACAAAGCATATTTTATGAAAAAATCAGAGCAGACCTACTCTCTTTTATTTGATAATAGCACAGGCAGTGGCTCTATAAATTTATATGATGTAAAAGATAGAGGCGAGATAAAATTTGGCTTTTTATCAGCTAGCTCTAGTGTATATGTGGATAAAGATAAAGAGAGTTTAGCCATATTTACAAAAGATAAGGACATAGTGGATATAGAGAGTGTATATGGCAAGATAAAAGATAAATTTGGCGTGGAAAACCCAGAAAACTACAAGGTAGATCTCTTCTTAAACGCCACACTTCTAAAAGGTGCAAATGAAGCTAAAGACTATAAATTTGGCTTTACAAATTTCAAAGATGAAAAAGAGCATGATCTCTTTGAAAACAAAGATGAGCAAAAGCCTTTTTACTACTTTAGCCCAAGGGGTGATGAAAGCTCTAAAGGTTCTCTTGATATCACAAACAAAAACACTAGCATAAGAGTGCTTGGCTATGATATAGATAGGGATAGCTTGGATGTAAAGCTAAAAAGAGCTAACAATGATGAGAAAAAAGAGAGCCAAATGCAAAGCAAAGAGGCGCTAGATCATCAAAGCTTGCCTTTGGGTGCAGTAGCCACAAATTTCACCGCTCACCCAGTCATAGAAGATGATATCATCACTTGCCCGCATGGTGGCCAAGTAGTACTAAAAAGCAAAGCTGGCAGGAGTATCAAATCTCAGGATATAGCGCTTATACTAGGTCGAGACTTCCTTGGCTCTCCGATAGTTGGCTGCTCGGCAAATTCGCCATGCACCTGCGTAGCACACGTGCCAAAGAGCGCCCTAAGTGCCAAAAGAGTAAATGAGGACTACGCCCTTATGCAAGACCTAGTTCATCACTGCTTAAGCGATAAAGGCTGCACGCTATCAGTAGTTAAAAAGTCAAATTTACTAAATTTTGAAGGGATAAAATACGTTGATAGCAGCGGCAACGAGATAACTCCAAAAGATGTGCAGATTATGCAAAATCCAAGGCTAAGGTTTTTCATGAAGAGTGCCGCATCGCAAAGAGATAACATGCACGTCGCAATATACTCCATAAACGGCACCGAGTACAAAGAGCCAAACGGAGCTGACGAGATCGTGCTAAAAGAGAGCGACGCAAAAGACGTTAGCGACAAGGCACTTTTAAAGCTATTTAATGAAAACTTTAAGACTACCAGCCAAAGAAAATATGAATTTAAAGAGTACTCGCTAAAGTATGGCGCAGATGTTTTTAGACTAAATTTCATAAAGCCAGAGTATAAGAGCAAGCACGGCATAAACGGCTACTACGAAAGACTTACCGAGTACGAAAACGACGTTAGAAATTTGATCTTTCTAACGCCAAATCAAACAAAAGATATCACTATAAAAATAGCCAAAGGGCTAGACGCTAAGATAGAAAAAGACGCCGAGATAACCGACGTCGTAGTGCTTCAAGGGCTATAA
- the recR gene encoding recombination mediator RecR, with protein MKRGLEKFNELTESFAKLPGVGKKSAARFAYFVCMQDSFAGLRLAQNIEDAVRFIKRCERCGGLSENEICDICSDESRDSEVILLVESPKDILVFEQNGIYNGLYFVLDEIDEDAIERLRSAIKQNGSKEVVFAFTPGLNSDALMLYVEDKLAMSEISFSKIAQGVPTGVNLENVDMLSLLKAYESRTKA; from the coding sequence ATGAAAAGGGGCTTAGAGAAATTTAACGAGCTAACCGAGTCTTTTGCCAAGCTGCCAGGTGTGGGTAAAAAATCAGCCGCAAGATTTGCCTATTTTGTCTGCATGCAAGATAGCTTTGCGGGGCTAAGGCTCGCGCAAAATATCGAAGATGCGGTGAGATTTATCAAGCGATGTGAGCGTTGTGGCGGGCTAAGCGAAAATGAAATTTGCGACATTTGCAGCGATGAGAGTAGGGATAGCGAGGTCATCTTGCTGGTTGAGAGCCCAAAAGATATCTTGGTTTTTGAGCAAAATGGCATCTACAATGGCCTTTACTTCGTGCTTGACGAGATCGACGAGGATGCCATAGAGAGGCTGCGAAGTGCTATCAAGCAAAATGGCTCAAAAGAGGTCGTCTTTGCCTTTACGCCGGGGCTAAATTCAGACGCGCTCATGCTTTACGTCGAGGATAAGCTTGCCATGAGTGAAATTTCATTTAGCAAGATCGCTCAAGGCGTGCCAACTGGTGTAAATTTAGAAAATGTCGATATGCTCTCACTCTTAAAAGCCTACGAGAGCCGCACAAAAGCCTAA
- a CDS encoding diadenosine tetraphosphate hydrolase produces MNTLKNLTNKEMVNKIKDYADIADVAYAFFEYIDENEIWSISDKFCN; encoded by the coding sequence ATGAACACTCTTAAAAATTTAACAAATAAAGAAATGGTAAATAAGATAAAAGACTATGCTGATATAGCCGATGTTGCTTATGCGTTTTTTGAGTATATAGATGAGAATGAAATTTGGAGTATTTCGGATAAATTTTGTAATTAA
- the dnaJ gene encoding molecular chaperone DnaJ: MEFDYYEILEISRNASGDEIKKAFRKLALKYHPDRNAGDKEAEQKFKQINEAYQVLSDEQKRSIYDRYGKEGLEGRFGSGGGFSADFDLSDIFDSFFGGGFGGGSRQRKRRSEKYSADLEIPINLEFNEAVFGCEKEIKFDQKVPCPTCNATGSKDGKNKTCQHCGGSGRITRGNGFMNIVQECPYCHGSGEVISEPCPDCNAKAYKIQQQSVKVTIPEGVDSGMRMRVAGKGNIGANGVQGDLYVSINVKDDKHFIRHNDDVYIEIPVFFTQAVLGESIKIPTLRGEAELKLPVGAKDKQQFVFENEGIKGVNSRKKGRLVAQISIQTPDKLSDEQKELLNKLQASFGIVSGKSSTDESVFDKIKSWFKGDEPKGKKKK, translated from the coding sequence GTGGAGTTTGATTATTACGAGATCCTTGAAATTTCAAGAAATGCAAGTGGCGACGAGATAAAAAAAGCCTTTAGAAAGCTCGCTTTAAAATACCATCCAGACAGAAACGCTGGTGACAAAGAGGCTGAGCAGAAATTTAAACAGATAAACGAAGCCTATCAGGTCTTAAGCGATGAGCAAAAGCGCTCAATATACGACAGATACGGCAAAGAAGGGCTTGAGGGTAGATTTGGCAGTGGCGGTGGCTTTAGCGCTGATTTTGACCTCTCAGACATTTTTGACTCGTTTTTTGGTGGCGGTTTTGGCGGTGGCTCTAGACAGAGAAAAAGACGAAGTGAAAAATACTCAGCCGACCTTGAAATTCCTATAAATTTAGAGTTTAATGAAGCTGTTTTTGGCTGCGAAAAAGAGATCAAATTTGATCAAAAAGTGCCTTGCCCAACATGTAACGCCACAGGCAGCAAAGACGGCAAAAACAAAACTTGCCAGCACTGCGGCGGAAGCGGCAGGATCACGCGCGGAAATGGCTTTATGAATATCGTTCAAGAGTGCCCATACTGCCACGGATCTGGCGAAGTGATAAGCGAGCCATGCCCTGATTGCAATGCAAAAGCTTATAAAATCCAGCAACAAAGCGTCAAGGTCACGATCCCAGAGGGCGTTGATAGTGGCATGAGGATGAGGGTCGCTGGTAAAGGCAACATCGGTGCAAACGGCGTTCAAGGCGATCTTTATGTGAGCATAAATGTAAAAGACGACAAGCACTTCATACGCCACAACGATGATGTTTATATAGAAATTCCAGTATTTTTTACCCAAGCTGTTCTTGGTGAGAGTATAAAAATCCCAACTCTTCGCGGTGAAGCCGAGCTAAAACTACCAGTTGGCGCGAAAGATAAACAGCAATTTGTCTTTGAAAACGAGGGCATCAAGGGTGTAAATTCACGCAAAAAAGGCAGACTTGTAGCTCAAATTTCTATCCAAACACCTGATAAGCTAAGTGACGAGCAAAAAGAGCTTTTAAACAAGCTTCAAGCTAGCTTTGGCATAGTTTCAGGCAAGTCAAGCACCGATGAGAGCGTCTTTGACAAGATAAAAAGCTGGTTTAAAGGCGATGAGCCAAAAGGCAAAAAGAAAAAATAA